A stretch of Anoplopoma fimbria isolate UVic2021 breed Golden Eagle Sablefish chromosome 4, Afim_UVic_2022, whole genome shotgun sequence DNA encodes these proteins:
- the rmnd5b gene encoding E3 ubiquitin-protein transferase RMND5B, giving the protein MEQCACVERELEKVLHRFVMYGHQSEERLDELLRSVCEIRGQLVAFGVQDADLSVLSQTMAQCCKNIKETVQMLASRHKDIHGSVSKVGKAIDRNFDAEISAVVAETVWDTPERQKYLSETIVEHLYRQGMLSVAEDLCQESGVVIDMSMKQPFLELNRILEALRMQDLRPALEWAVTNRQRLLDLNSSLEFKLHRLYFISLLGGGINNQMEALQYARHFQPFASQHQRDIQILMGSLVYLRHGIDNSPYRSLLETNQWAEICNIFTRDACALLGLSVESPLSVSFASGCMALPVLMNIKQVIEQRQCSGVWTHKDELPIEIDLGKKCWYHSVFACPILRQQTSESNPPMKLICGHVISRDALNKLTNAGKLKCPYCPMEQNPSHAKQIYF; this is encoded by the exons ATGGAACAGTGTGCTTGTGTTGAGCGGGAGCTGGAGAAAGTTCTTCATCGCTTCGTCATGTACGGCCACCAGTCGGAGGAGAGGCTAGACGAGCTCCTGCGCAGCGTCTGCGAGATACGAGGACAGCTAGTTGCTTTTG GAGTACAAGATGCAGACTTATCAGTCCTATCTCAGACGATGGCACAGTGTTGTAAGAATATCAAAGAAACAGTACAGATGCTAGCCTCCCGACATAAGGACATCCATGGCAGTGTCTCAAAAGTGGGCAAAGCCATTGACAGG AACTTTGATGCAGAGATCAGTGCTGTGGTGGCAGAGACAGTGTGGGACAccccagagagacagaaatatctGAGTGAGACAATTGTGGAGCACCTGTACAGACAAGGAATGCTCAGTGTAGCAGAGGATCTTTGCCAG gAGTCTGGTGTAGTTATAGATATGAGTATGAAGCAGCCTTTCCTGGAGCTGAACAGAATCCTGGAAGCTCTGAGGATGCAGGACCTCAGGCCGGCACTAGA ATGGGCTGTGACGAATCGGCAGCGCCTTTTGGACCTGAACAGCAGTCTAGAGTTCAAGTTGCACCGCTTGTACTTTATCAGCCTGCTCGGTGGGGGGATCAACAACCAAATGGAGGCCTTGCAGTATGCCAGGCACTTCCAGCCCTTCGCCTCTCAGCACCAGAGAG ATATTCAGATACTGATGGGCAGTCTGGTGTACCTTCGTCATGGCATTGATAACTCTCCGTACCGCAGTCTGCTGGAGACAAATCAGTGGGCCGAGATCTGTAACATCTTCACCAGGGATGCCTGCGCTTTACTGGGTCTCTCTGTGGAGTCTCCACTCAGTGTTAG TTTTGCATCAGGCTGTATGGCCTTGCCAGTGCTGATGAACATCAAGCAGGTGATAGAGCAGAGACAGTGCAGCGGAGTCTGGACGCACAAAGATGAGCTGCCT attGAAATCGACCTTGGGAAGAAGTGCTGGTACCACTCAGTGTTCGCCTGCCCGATCCTCAGGCAGCAAACCTCAGAGAGCAATCCTCCCATGAAGCTCATCTGTGGCCATGTCATCTCCAGAGATGCCCTCAACAAACTGACTAACGCTGGGAA GTTGAAATGTCCGTACTGCCCCATGGAGCAGAATCCATCACATGCCAAGCAGATCTACTTTTGA
- the si:ch73-43g23.1 gene encoding serine/arginine repetitive matrix protein 2 gives MDSWTLQGDSYSFLRSAPRHNFNLCHRDGTPNHVEIFDIINAPSQRSAISETTCLCDIFGDDCDSSSLSSSPAVRAVVPSQREVDETDAASPLVDDLNDSSGSYHTAPGSSEGEEGFEDSRERLYSPLLQSESSESRQLVGEGLTSGLPEVSEERSPNLEPESKSPIPQVITANPSSSVLNTGASTPSPGHNSPFTLSTEGRASSLSSSSVDKRCSPSSPSPRQAHSETDLGRTTLTFKDRPQSESPSPSPEPRNCVSSSSCESVNTELLPEFRVSQGSPEPRSCSFNQPSSPSPEPTSQDFSLDFTESAFDSRATLSSPLPLSSITELSSLSRETLASPELRNSPYSPDTQESSPFSELRGRVSLPDLLSRGSTPDIEKTTEPISDSSTAGADATSTPESQETGESAVSTPAPRHTPPSPVISTATSPELVQSSVSPELTNKSPSPGLLCPASPAKTGTRTPSPDPSHKIRHISTPPESRTQVSSPVVRYSLSPSSEVTSSCSPTKHRHTAPSPDIRITASSPEVSRRELCFEVETTPVSTFLDPHFDCASSRSLNSSPHITGISYSVVQPDDRDISTFNELSRLSTPEPDRTIVSPEAGSPTPSRDSIQSSIAESTSLPRDSPHISDFTSSVLQPEITQSHQTRYQTPSPQPEHHTPLPEPRYQTPSFEKYQSPSPQHRSRDPSPVAPSPEQRYHQHSPAILSTEHSPHCTRPSPPLRYTPEVEGDSSSVDITEKQCPTHLAKESLSPAFKQQNTEREATPKEANLQDTSSFPEEKQTIGPTFGQKEDYNNNLPIEIKSPSPNLLVSKERSPSISPVHKATTASPVQRLETAKPQFTTCSLTSESSSSLKSACTPQPSRRQLSAKVRGETTERTTEDMAHHVNRRRTPSPPLTRFTPVHIIAPEKPYRQWQNSSRSPSQVVAPSPSGNLKKGVTNRESPNVAYVDNNSQAHWVRQGRQLEIEREMQLEEEREVARQRQMGREMERERKKREERVPEKGKGGQGDASYRGEQAELSFNARNRKGPASRSTAPTSRETRQGLPTVHSYSESLLANRQLQQQQSLLRLASQQDSRGGAPSRGGGPSRRRQPPAPHNKSRVPGRVAANRPCRSSSSSMGSELDEADDEVKWFTDLAFSSLSSPEVDYLDMYNSSHRSSTNISQPSTQESPAGVSTAWPAYADFRGSAPRLDNDELYFKQPPAYYSDGLDPSRRSEMGSFECVDVAVEREDSRRVRRGVPKRQIQLKRKGNAEGKQDESSENSSPGLPVMVESPSLETHSRETFMRQHSTPAAMQECYASERSPEHNQQNERKSKLQKSASLDETCTKTKMATCLIKSVLSKKMQSVDKQADKQEGEEGSADFEENRRPTKSAAAPLKESPQPDSHNLSSSLQSDYSLSSEGLPVKAERSTKDEAKPSKSFGAKSSNRPSSSSSNRSVTFSLTESEEADSQSMNIASSRSEIRSEMEVPFESKQSTTGVQPLYDSETWDGREGGDSANATAGNSGAPSATGASSMQVRVTNRDQECENTEDHKQLQQGAKGAYMSQTQEITLRAVEKKKASLNVCLTPEAETKPGASSPDIKEERQDTNVGEKIDEEGNEKNNFKVPIHKVRDVRRLVKNTYNLSFKATSAVMPSNVDKERMDTSNEDRREEIKEERREDVISQERGVRQEIRREEEFRVEKKEEQKEEVKYSTLSPPLQSKGSSLSRPQPMQIQYKAVWLKEDKNKSSCSKKDSENPGDKPQAAQKLVTQVSRESPNALGYTTRDAAVAKSCQHDVYMAAGKQETMTEMHKVSDNEDKPVVVKTDRKPPMLGSLPKLPSKEREVSTAVVLIRDGSSKTKTSASPAQEEIPTLLQAPAALHSSGPTTAHSNRASSGHSVSMLLKEKGYQADIGAVVGDLNGPGTKGVPRKHVNCLEIPLQTTTPLDGGRLESHRERTFSSSSTTSGPSPASDNTDTFTKTREDEGVSIKPTVKETPNQISASPLGNTQEQTPPPPKHKEPGDFEAVKRLDPTVPPRSPAVRRFRPQPIEVKSLSKETQKQETPTNITGSSRPQTIEVKSIAKSSQKPAVPPKPSCKFKPADLGAMPSEVQRPSATTVNPQGEERPQTIVVSSPTIYRKISNESTSTSNYPRKLSVSAVSSLKPPPCKATATTISNLSNQSTASPETGTSCDRGQQQKPGASPQSSRYTQRPTTLATAPIAATGPGFTSALGPFSDPKPNPVSGLESTGANQPSLPAVVDPASQPQYPRMTYPHEQAMPVTSNGTKQPAAVSTTQVPGYTPQPCRRSLSSERSQRTDDLRFYASDDPPSYDERESFSPLMLPDLTPRRSNRYQPSRPPPCSCTAGCPSHPGLTPPHHHHSPHNLTPPAPPHSPGQALPYQVAQPPLRLHQCRPDPQPMSYQRGSPKSSPLGPSQPTAMYQPLHQPPPCPPHPSLMQTCPAERPLQQPQHIDPRRPHVHRSPQQQLPGMAGAPYSDPGHSHSPGLPPMDPQYLCGPQSLGPSYGSEYGGDSSSLYSESNYGQTPRRVLMDPETGKYFYIDVPVQPLRKMLFDPETGQYVEVLIPQQAMSHSGLYPPSAAPYTSLQNPNMYAPAPQYMPYAAPPPQAHPQAQPQPPRYPEASAAATMHPGGPGVSYRNPSGQSKPEAQRHPQLDQSYLESMYYVPTGMNASPNPTPPDYYHKHPPNLPPTRGERS, from the coding sequence ATGGACAGCTGGACTCTCCAGGGGGACAGCTACTCCTTCCTGCGCAGTGCACCCCGACACAATTTTAACCTGTGCCATCGTGACGGCACCCCCAACCACGTTGAAATCTTCGACATCATCAACGCCCCTAGTCAGCGCAGTGCCATTTCCGAGACCACCTGCCTGTGTGACATTTTTGGAGACGACTGTGACTCGTCGTCTCTCTCAAGCAGCCCTGCTGTAAGGGCTGTTGTCCCTTCCCAGAGGGAGGTGGACGAGACGGACGCTGCATCACCTCTGGTGGATGATCTGAACGACTCCTCGGGCTCTTACCACACTGCACCGGGCTccagtgaaggagaggagggctTTGAAGATTCAAGAGAAAGGCTTTACAGCCCCCTGTTGCAGAGTGAGTCTTCAGAGAGTAGGCAGCTGGTGGGTGAGGGACTGACCTCAGGGCTTCCAGAAGTTTCTGAGGAGAGAAGCCCAAATTTAGAACCAGAAAGTAAATCACCAATACCTCAGGTTATTACAGCAAACCCATCGTCATCAGTCCTGAACACTGGTGCAAGCACCCCCTCTCCTGGACATAATAGCCCCTTTACCCTCAGTACAGAGGGGAGAGCGTCATCCTTGTCTTCTTCCTCAGTTGATAAAAGATGTTCACCATCGTCACCTAGTCCTAGACAAGCTCACTCAGAAACGGATCTAGGAAGAACCACTCTCACTTTCAAAGATAGACCTCAGTCTGAATCTCCAAGTCCCTCCCCTGAGCCTAGGAACTGTGTCAGCTCATCCTCCTGTGAGTCAGTGAACACCGAGCTGTTACCAGAGTTCAGGGTCTCACAAGGCTCCCCTGAGCCAAGGAGCTGCAGCTTTAATCAACCTAGCAGTCCCTCACCTGAGCCCACGTCCCAAGATTTTTCTCTAGATTTTACAGAATCAGCGTTTGATTCCAGAGCCACACTTTCATCTCCTTTACCATTATCCAGTATTACAGAGTTATCATCCCTGTCGAGAGAAACACTGGCCTCTCCTGAGCTGAGAAATAGTCCCTACTCCCCGGATACGCAAGAATCATCTCCTTTTTCGGAGCTCAGAGGGAGGGTCTCCCTGCCTGATCTCCTCAGCAGAGGCTCCACACCTGATATTGAGAAGACCACTGAGCCGATTTCAGATTCTTCCACTGCCGGAGCAGACGCTACGTCTACTCCTGAGAGTCAAGAAACAGGAGAAAGCGCTGTATCTACACCTGCCCCCCGACACACACCTCCCTCACCTGTTATTTCAACAGCAACATCTCCTGAGCTTGTGCAGAGTAGTGTCTCACCTGAATTGACAAACAAATCTCCCTCACCTGGCCTGCTCTGTCCTGCTTCTCCTGCCAAGACTGGGACAAGAACTCCGTCTCCCGACCCCTCGCATAAAATTAGACACATTTCAACACCTCCTGAGAGCAGGACCCAGGTGTCTTCACCTGTGGTAAGGTATAGCTTATCTCCATCATCTGAGGTTACCAGCAGCTGCTCTCCCACAAAGCACAGGCATACTGCTCCCTCACCTGATATTAGGATTACAGCTTCCTCCCCTGAGGTCAGTAGGAGAGAGTTGTGTTTTGAGGTGGAAACAACACCAGTATCCACTTTCCTAGATCCTCACTTTGACTGTGCCTCATCAAGAAGCCTCAATTCGTCTCCTCACATCACAGGGATTTCTTACTCTGTTGTTCAGCCCGACGACAGggacatttcaacatttaacgAGCTTTCTCGTCTCTCCACCCCAGAGCCTGATAGGACAATTGTGTCCCCTGAAGCAGGGAGCCCTACCCCGAGCAGAGACAGTATACAGAGCAGTATAGCAGAGTCCACCAGTTTACCAAGAGATTCACCTCATATATCGGACTTCACAAGCTCTGTCCTGCAGCCTGAAATAACTCAGTCGCACCAAACAAGGTATCAAACACCTTCCCCTCAGCCAGAGCATCACACTCCTTTACCTGAGCCAAGATATCAAACCCCTTCATTTGAAAAGTATCAAAGTCCCTCGCCTCAGCACAGAAGTAGAGATCCATCACCTGTTGCCCCATCTCCTGAGCAGAGGTATCATCAGCATTCACCAGCCATCCTCTCCACTGAGCACAGCCCTCATTGTACCCGGCCTTCTCCTCCTCTAAGATATACACCTGAGGTTGAGGGGGATTCCTCATCAGTTGACATTACAGAAAAACAGTGCCCAACACATTTGGCAAAAGAGAGTTTGTCACCTGCATTTAAACaacagaacacagagagagaagcaacaCCAAAGGAGGCAAACCTTCAGGATACCTCAAGTTTcccagaggaaaaacaaaccattGGCCCCACCTTTGGTCAGAAAGAagactataataataatctccCCATTGAAATAAAGTCTCCCTCTCCTAATCTTCTAGTCTCCAAGGAAAGGAGTCCAAGTATTTCACCTGTACACAAGGCTACAACCGCCTCACCTGTGCAGAGACTGGAAACCGCAAAGCCTCAATTCACTACGTGTTCCTTAACTTCTGAAAGCAGCAGCTCATTAAAATCAGCCTGTACACCTCAGCCTTCGAGAAGACAGCTGTCAGCCAAAGTTAGAGGAGAAACCACAGAGAGGACAACAGAGGACATGGCCCACCATGTAAACAGAAGGCGGACTCCCTCTCCGCCACTCACCAGGTTTACACCTGTCCACATCATAGCTCCTGAGAAACCATACAGACAGTGGCAAAACAGTAGCCGTAGCCCCTCCCAGGTTGTAGCACCCTCACCGAGTGGTAATTTAAAGAAAGGGGTGACAAATCGGGAAAGCCCCAATGTTGCCTATGTTGACAATAATAGCCAGGCCCATTGGGTCAGGCAAGGAAGGCAATTGGAGATAGAGAGGGAaatgcagctggaggaggaaagggaggtaGCTAGGCAGAGGCAAATGGgtagggagatggagagggagagaaagaaaagggaggagCGGGTTCCTGAAAAGGGGAAGGGTGGGCAGGGGGACGCCAGTTACAGAGGGGAACAGGCTGAGCTGTCATTCAATGCCAGGAATAGAAAAGGGCCTGCAAGTCGCAGTACAGCTCCCACAAGCAGAGAGACCCGCCAGGGACTGCCAACAGTGCATTCCTATTCAGAGAGCTTACTTGCCAACAGGCagctacagcaacaacagagtTTGCTTAGACTAGCTTCCCAACAAGACAGCAGAGGCGGTGCTCCTAGCAGAGGCGGTGGTCCTAGCAGACGGCGTCAACCTCCTGCACCACACAACAAGAGCAGAGTTCCTGGACGCGTGGCCGCAAACAGGCCCTGCCGGAGTTCCAGCTCCAGCATGGGAAGTGAGCTTGATGAGGCAGACGATGAGGTGAAGTGGTTCACAGACTTGGCTTTCAGCAGCCTGTCAAGCCCTGAGGTAGATTACCTTGACATGTACAACTCCAGCCACCGTTCATCTACCAACATTTCTCAACCATCTACACAGGAGAGCCCAGCTGGGGTCAGTACTGCCTGGCCAGCCTATGCTGACTTCAGGGGTTCTGCTCCCAGGCTGGACAATGATGAACTCTACTTCAAGCAACCACCTGCATACTACTCAGATGGCCTAGATCCATCAAGGCGCTCTGAGATGGGCAGTTTTGAGTGTGTGGATGTGGCAGTGGAAAGAGAGGACTCAaggagggtgagaagaggagtTCCAAAGAGACAGATCCAGCTGAAAAGAAAGGGTAATGCTGAAGGGAAGCAGGATGAGAGCAGTGAAAATAGTAGTCCTGGGTTACCAGTGATGGTGGAAAGCCCCTCTCTAGAGACTCATTCCAGAGAGACGTTCATGAGACAACACAGTACACCAGCAGCAATGCAAGAATGCTATGCTTCTGAACGCAGCCCTGAGCacaatcaacaaaatgaaagaaaatccaaACTCCAGAAATCTGCTTCTCTGGATGAAACATGCActaaaaccaagatggccacCTGTCTCATCAAGAGTGTGTTGTCCAAGAAGATGCAGAGTGTTGACAAACAAGCTGATAagcaggaaggagaagaagggagCGCCGATTTTGAGGAAAACAGACGACCAACAAAGAGCGCAGCGGCACCACTCAAAGAGTCCCCACAACCTGACTCACATAATCTTAGTTCCAGTCTTCAATCAGATTACAGTCTTTCATCTGAGGGTCTCCCTGTGAAGGCAGAGCGGAGCACAAAGGATGAAGCCAAACCATCAAAAAGCTTTGGAGCGAAATCCAGTAACAGGCCAAGTTCATCCAGCAGCAACCGAAGTGTTACCTTTTCACTGACCGAGAGTGAGGAGGCAGATTCTCAAAGCATGAATATAGCCTCATCAAGGTCTGAAATCAGATCAGAAATGGAGGTGCCATTTGAAAGTAAACAGTCGACAACTGGAGTGCAACCATTATATGACAGTGAGACATGGGACGGAAGGGAGGGTGGTGACTCAGCAAATGCCACTGCCGGGAACTCAGGAGCTCCTTCTGCCACTGGAGCCAGCAGCATGCAGGTCAGGGTGACAAACAGAGACCAGGAATGTGAAAACACTGAGGACCATAAACAACTGCAACAGGGCGCCAAGGGCGCTTACATGTCACAAACACAGGAGATTACACTCAGAGCcgtggagaaaaagaaagcctCCCTAAATGTCTGTCTCACACCTGAGGCAGAGACAAAACCTGGGGCTTCTTCGCCAGATATCAAGGAGGAACGGCAAGACACCAATGTAGGTGAAAAAATAGACgaagaaggaaatgaaaaaaataattttaaggTCCCCATTCACAAAGTTAGAGATGTGAGGCGGcttgtaaaaaatacatataatctATCCTTCAAGGCAACTAGTGCTGTAATGCCATCAAATGTGGACAAAGAAAGGATGGACACTTCAAATGAGGATAGGAGGGAAGAAAtaaaggaggaaaggagggaggatgtCATATCACAGGAGAGGGGGGTAAGGCAGGAaataaggagggaggaggagttcagggtggagaagaaagaggaacaGAAAGAGGAGGTAAAATACTCAACCTTATCACCACCTCTTCAGAGCAAAGGAAGTTCTCTGTCTCGTCCACAGCCGATGCAAATACAATACAAGGCTGTTTGGttgaaagaagacaaaaataaatcgTCATGCAGCAAGAAAGACTCAGAGAACCCAGGTGACAAACCCCAGGCTGCTCAAAAGCTCGTCACACAGGTAAGCAGAGAATCACCCAACGCACTTGGTTACACAACCAGAGATGCAGCAGTTGCAAAGTCATGTCAACATGATGTATACATGGCAGCGGGAAAACAAGAGACTATGACGGAAATGCATAAAGTGTCGGACAATGAGGACAAACCTGTGGTGGTtaagacagacagaaaacctCCCATGCTCGGGAGCCTCCCTAAACTGCCCAGTAAGGAAAGAGAGGTGTCCACTGCTGTAGTGTTAATAAGAGATGGATCTAGTAAGACCAAAACATCTGCATCTCCAGCCCAGGAAGAGATTCCTACCCTACTCCAAGCCCCAGCTGCTTTGCACTCATCTGGACCCACTACAGCCCACAGTAACCGTGCTAGCAGTGGCCACTCAGTTTCAATGTTATTAAAGGAGAAAGGCTACCAAGCTGACATTGGAGCAGTGGTGGGTGATCTGAATGGACCTGGGACTAAAGGGGTTCCACGTAAGCATGTGAACTGCCTAGAGATCCCCCTTCAGACCACAACTCCTTTAGATGGAGGTCGGCTCGAGTCTCATAGAGAGAGGAcattctcctcctcatccaccaCGTCTGGCCCCTCACCAGCGTCTGATAATACAGACACCTTTACAAAGACCAGAGAAGATGAGGGTGTTAGCATTAAGCCTACAGTAAAAGAAACACCAAATCAAATAAGTGCTTCTCCACTAGGGAATACGCAGGAGCAAACACCAcctccacccaaacacaagGAACCTGGAGATTTTGAAGCAGTGAAAAGACTAGATCCAACTGTCCCCCCGAGGTCCCCTGCAGTAAGGAGATTCAGACCACAGCCTATTGAGGTTAAGTCGCTGtctaaagaaacacagaaacaagagacaCCCACAAACATTACAGGAAGCAGCAGGCCTCAAACCATTGAGGTTAAATCTATAGCTAAATCTTCTCAAAAGCCAGCAGTGCCTCCAAAACCAAGCTGCAAATTCAAACCAGCAGATTTAGGAGCAATGCCAAGTGAAGTGCAGAGACCATCAGCAACAACTGTGAATCCACAAGGTGAGGAGAGGCCTCAAACAATTGTTGTGTCCTCACCGACAATCTATAGAAAGATCTCCAATGAGTCCACGTCAACGTCAAACTATCCAAGGAAACTTTCTGTGTCTGCAGTATCCAGCCTCAAACCTCCACCTTGCAAAGCAACAGCAACCACCATCTCCAATCTCTCAAACCAGTCAACAGCATCACCAGAAACAGGGACATCTTGTGACAGAGGTCAGCAGCAAAAGCCAGGGGCCTCGCCTCAGAGCTCTAGATATACACAGAGACCCACAACCTTAGCTACAGCTCCGATAGCAGCCACTGGGCCAGGTTTCACCTCAGCTCTGGGTCCATTCTCTGACCCCAAACCAAACCCTGTCTCCGGACTGGAATCGACTGGAGCCAACCAGCCAAGCCTGCCAGCTGTTGTGGATCCAGCCAGCCAACCCCAGTATCCCAGGATGACATACCCTCATGAACAAGCTATGCCGGTAACTTCAAACGGTACAAAACAGCCTGCAGCTGTTTCCACAACACAAGTGCCAGGATACACACCCCAGCCATGCCGCAGGTCGCTGTCCAGTGAGCGCTCCCAAAGGACAGATGACCTGCGTTTTTATGCGTCAGACGACCCTCCGAGCTACGATGAAAGAGAGAGCTTCAGTCCCCTCATGCTCCCAGATCTGACGCCCAGGAGGTCAAATCGCTATCAACCCTCCCgccctcctccctgctcctgcACAGCTGGCTGCCCTTCCCACCCTGGTCTCACCCCTCCTCACCATCACCACAGCCCCCATAACCTCACCCCTCCTGCCCCTCCACACTCTCCAGGCCAGGCGTTGCCTTACCAGGTGGCTCAGCCCCCTCTCCGTCTCCACCAGTGCAGACCTGACCCTCAGCCGATGAGCTACCAGCGTGGCTCTCCCAAATCAAGTCCTCTTGGTCCAAGTCAGCCAACGGCCATGTACCAGCCTCTCCATCAGCCTCCTCCCTGCCCTCCCCACCCCTCACTCATGCAGACCTGCCCTGCTGAACGCCCACTGCAGCAACCCCAGCATATTGACCCTCGACGACCCCATGTCCACAGATCTCCCCAGCAACAGCTGCCAGGCATGGCTGGTGCTCCTTACAGCGATCCGGGCCACAGCCACTCTCCTGGCCTTCCTCCTATGGATCCCCAGTACCTGTGTGGACCTCAAAGCCTGGGGCCTTCCTATGGCTCTGAATATGGGGGTGACAGCTCCAGTTTGTACTCAGAGAGTAACTATGGACAGACGCCTCGCAGAGTGCTCATGGATCCTGAGACAGGGAAGTATTTTTACATCGATGTGCCTGTGCAGCCCctgagaaaaatgttgtttgacCCAGAGACAGGCCAATATGTGGAGGTGCTCATCCCACAGCAAGCAATGTCACATTCAGGCCTTTATCCTCCCTCAGCAGCCCCCTACACATCTCTCCAAAACCCCAACATGTACGCTCCTGCTCCACAGTACATGCCCTatgcagctcctcctccccaAGCCCATCCCCAGGCCCAGCCTCAGCCACCCCGGTATCCTGAGGCCTCTGCTGCTGCGACAATGCACCCAGGTGGGCCTGGAGTCAGCTACAGGAATCCCTCTGGTCAGTCCAAGCCAGAGGCCCAGAGACATCCACAGCTGGACCAGAGCTACCTGGAGAGCATGTATTATGTCCCTACAGGGATGAATGCAAGCCCCAATCCCACCCCACCAGACTATTACCACAAACATCCCCCAAACCTTCCCCCAACAAGGGGGGAAAGGTCCTGA